One genomic window of Ottowia oryzae includes the following:
- a CDS encoding CsbD family protein — protein MNENTVKGNWLQFKGKVKEQWGKLTDDDLDVIAGKRDQMVGKLQERMGIAQDEAEKQVKDWETRESYRWD, from the coding sequence ATGAACGAGAACACCGTCAAAGGCAACTGGCTGCAATTCAAAGGCAAAGTCAAAGAGCAGTGGGGCAAGCTCACCGACGACGATCTGGATGTGATCGCCGGCAAGCGCGACCAGATGGTCGGCAAGCTGCAAGAGCGCATGGGCATTGCGCAAGACGAAGCCGAAAAGCAGGTCAAGGACTGGGAAACCCGCGAGAGCTATCGCTGGGATTGA
- a CDS encoding DUF3619 family protein encodes MTKPYLPQMAEVAQNRFGLRVAARLSAGAEDLPYDISERLRAARMQAMARRKQPVAVTRLRTANAVVRHGNTLTLGSGEDGLGFWGRLTSLALVCALVIGLVAANVVQDDDRTTEVADLDASLLTDDLPPEAYSDAGFVQFLKTSGQSTTVSH; translated from the coding sequence ATGACCAAACCTTACCTCCCCCAGATGGCAGAAGTTGCGCAGAACCGCTTCGGCCTGCGCGTGGCCGCGCGATTGTCCGCCGGGGCCGAAGACCTGCCCTACGATATCAGCGAACGGCTGCGCGCCGCGCGCATGCAGGCCATGGCGCGGCGCAAGCAGCCCGTGGCGGTCACCCGGCTTCGCACCGCCAATGCGGTTGTCCGCCACGGAAACACCTTGACGCTGGGCTCGGGCGAAGATGGGCTGGGCTTTTGGGGGCGCCTCACGTCGCTGGCGCTCGTGTGCGCCTTGGTCATCGGCCTGGTTGCCGCCAATGTGGTTCAGGACGATGACCGTACGACGGAGGTGGCCGACCTGGACGCCTCTTTGCTGACGGACGATTTGCCGCCGGAGGCCTACTCCGATGCAGGTTTCGTGCAATTTCTGAAAACCAGCGGCCAGTCGACGACTGTCAGCCACTGA
- the rph gene encoding ribonuclease PH produces MTTTHNLIVSARAPDQLRDVRIQRGYTMHAEGSVLISVGNTQVLCTASVEEKVPPHKRGSGEGWVTAEYGMLPRATNTRGSREAAKGKQSGRTQEIQRLIGRSLRAVFDLKKLGERTIQLDCDVIQADGGTRCASITGAYVAAQDAVSWLLARGLITESPVLHPVAAVSVGIVGGAPVLDLDYVQDSSCDTDMNVVMTGAGHFVEVQGTAEGAAFSRTEMNRLLDLAEKGIGELIALQQQALLV; encoded by the coding sequence ATGACGACCACCCATAACCTCATCGTTTCTGCCCGCGCGCCCGACCAGCTGCGCGACGTGCGCATCCAGCGCGGCTACACCATGCACGCCGAGGGCTCGGTGCTGATCTCGGTGGGCAACACGCAGGTGCTGTGCACCGCCTCGGTCGAAGAGAAAGTGCCGCCGCACAAGCGCGGCAGCGGCGAAGGCTGGGTGACGGCTGAATACGGCATGCTGCCGCGCGCCACCAACACGCGGGGCAGCCGCGAGGCCGCCAAAGGCAAGCAAAGCGGGCGCACGCAGGAGATTCAACGGCTGATCGGCCGCAGCCTGCGCGCCGTGTTCGACCTGAAGAAACTGGGCGAGCGCACCATCCAGCTCGACTGCGACGTGATCCAGGCCGACGGCGGCACGCGCTGCGCCAGCATCACCGGCGCTTACGTGGCGGCGCAAGACGCCGTCAGCTGGCTGCTGGCGCGTGGCTTGATCACCGAATCACCCGTTCTTCACCCGGTGGCGGCCGTGTCGGTCGGCATTGTCGGCGGCGCGCCCGTGCTCGATCTGGACTACGTGCAGGATTCGTCCTGCGACACCGACATGAACGTGGTGATGACCGGCGCCGGCCACTTCGTCGAAGTGCAGGGCACCGCCGAAGGCGCGGCCTTTTCGCGCACCGAGATGAACCGCCTGCTGGACCTGGCCGAAAAAGGCATTGGCGAACTCATCGCGCTGCAGCAGCAGGCACTATTGGTTTGA
- a CDS encoding RNA polymerase sigma factor, translated as MATEQELSDFLKSVEKRAFKRSMYHVRDEDAALDIVQDSMMKLAEHYGDKPAGELPMLFQRILSNSTLDWFRRQKTRRAVFSNMSDFESPDGDGDFDLLEAFAGASNAEQIESAEDATRRSEILAAIELQIKALPARQREAFLMRYWEEMDVAETAAAMGCSEGSVKTHCSRAVQALAKALRIKGIAP; from the coding sequence TTGGCCACCGAACAAGAACTATCTGACTTCCTCAAAAGCGTGGAAAAACGGGCTTTCAAGCGCTCGATGTACCACGTACGAGACGAAGACGCGGCACTCGACATCGTGCAAGACAGCATGATGAAGCTGGCGGAGCACTATGGGGACAAGCCCGCGGGCGAGTTGCCCATGCTGTTCCAGCGCATCCTGTCCAACAGCACGCTCGACTGGTTCCGCCGCCAGAAAACGCGACGCGCTGTGTTTTCGAACATGAGCGACTTCGAGTCGCCCGACGGGGACGGCGACTTCGACTTGCTGGAAGCCTTCGCCGGCGCGTCGAACGCCGAGCAGATCGAGAGCGCGGAAGACGCCACCCGCCGCAGTGAAATCCTGGCAGCGATTGAGTTACAGATAAAGGCGCTGCCAGCCCGTCAACGAGAGGCGTTTTTAATGCGTTACTGGGAGGAGATGGATGTTGCAGAAACTGCGGCCGCCATGGGTTGCTCTGAAGGCAGTGTGAAAACGCACTGTTCCAGGGCGGTTCAGGCACTGGCCAAGGCGCTGCGCATCAAGGGAATCGCACCATGA
- a CDS encoding TIGR00730 family Rossman fold protein: protein MNDSVTAPEPAFSICVYCGSRPGRFAAYAETARAVGQWIGAQGGQLVYGGGRAGLMGEVANATLAAGGRVVGVIPRALVEREHAHRGCTELHVVENMHERKRLMAERADAFLALPGGIGTFEELFETWTWRQLGYHNKPIGVLNQDGYYDHLLTFMHHSVDEGFMDGHQWDLIATGTAAEPLLKELVTSAGFPKLAKLDGI from the coding sequence ATGAACGATTCCGTGACCGCTCCTGAACCTGCGTTTTCGATCTGCGTGTATTGCGGCTCGCGCCCCGGGAGATTCGCCGCGTACGCAGAGACAGCCCGCGCCGTCGGCCAATGGATTGGCGCCCAAGGCGGGCAACTGGTCTACGGCGGCGGCCGCGCAGGGCTGATGGGCGAAGTGGCCAACGCCACCTTGGCCGCTGGCGGGCGTGTGGTCGGCGTCATTCCGCGCGCGCTGGTGGAACGAGAACACGCTCATCGCGGCTGCACCGAGTTGCACGTGGTCGAAAACATGCACGAGCGCAAGCGCTTGATGGCCGAACGCGCCGACGCATTTTTGGCGCTGCCCGGCGGCATCGGCACATTTGAAGAGCTGTTTGAAACATGGACCTGGCGCCAGCTGGGCTACCACAACAAGCCCATCGGTGTGCTCAACCAAGATGGCTACTACGACCACCTGCTCACCTTCATGCACCACAGCGTAGACGAAGGGTTCATGGATGGGCATCAGTGGGACTTGATCGCCACCGGCACAGCGGCAGAGCCCCTGCTGAAGGAGTTGGTCACCAGCGCCGGCTTTCCCAAGCTCGCCAAGCTGGACGGCATCTGA
- a CDS encoding YicC/YloC family endoribonuclease, which translates to MSVYSMTGFASGQQAVATPEGDAPVWKIAAPRVAVELRSVNSRFLDLAFRLPDELRPHEPALRELLTRQLKRGKVELRAYVEGREDAALTDPPPRALQRLASLQDQVRVWLPDARPLSVTDALRLAGGASASHTEDLGETLLTLAGAVLKDFVAARAREGARLADLLLARVAELRRLAKEAEPLVPQVVQAQKERFLARWNEALTAGDTQVNAEAGQERALAEATAYAIRIDVAEELGRLAAHLDEIESVLKKGGDIGKRLDFLIQELHREANTLGSKSAALEMTRISVDMKVSIEQMREQVQNIE; encoded by the coding sequence ATGTCAGTTTACAGTATGACCGGCTTCGCCAGCGGCCAACAAGCCGTGGCCACCCCCGAGGGCGACGCCCCCGTGTGGAAGATTGCCGCCCCGCGCGTGGCCGTGGAGCTGCGTTCGGTCAACAGCCGCTTTCTGGACCTTGCCTTTCGCCTGCCCGATGAGCTGCGCCCGCATGAGCCGGCGCTGCGTGAGCTGCTCACACGCCAGCTCAAACGCGGCAAGGTCGAACTGCGCGCCTACGTCGAGGGCCGCGAAGACGCCGCCCTGACCGACCCGCCCCCGCGCGCACTGCAGCGCCTGGCATCGCTGCAAGACCAAGTGCGCGTGTGGCTGCCCGACGCCCGCCCCTTGAGCGTGACCGACGCACTGCGGCTGGCCGGCGGCGCCAGCGCCAGCCACACCGAAGACCTGGGCGAAACCCTGCTCACGCTGGCCGGCGCGGTGTTGAAAGACTTCGTCGCCGCCCGCGCCCGCGAGGGCGCCCGCCTGGCCGACCTGCTGCTGGCCCGCGTGGCCGAGCTGCGCCGCCTGGCCAAAGAGGCCGAGCCGCTGGTGCCCCAGGTGGTTCAGGCGCAGAAAGAGCGCTTTCTGGCGCGCTGGAACGAGGCCCTGACGGCGGGCGACACCCAAGTCAACGCCGAGGCCGGGCAAGAGCGCGCCCTGGCCGAGGCCACGGCCTACGCCATCCGCATCGACGTGGCCGAAGAGCTGGGACGCCTGGCGGCGCACCTGGACGAAATCGAATCCGTGCTGAAAAAGGGCGGCGACATCGGCAAGCGCCTGGATTTCTTGATTCAGGAGCTGCACCGCGAGGCGAACACGCTCGGCTCCAAATCGGCGGCGCTGGAGATGACGCGCATCTCGGTGGACATGAAGGTGTCGATCGAGCAGATGCGCGAGCAGGTGCAGAACATCGAGTGA
- the hemW gene encoding radical SAM family heme chaperone HemW — protein MQHDIQHYMRPGTLHLPALPPLSVYVHLPWCLKKCPYCDFNSHERRAGADAAAQEQRYVAALLADLEASLPLIWGRPVHSIFIGGGTPSLFSPEAIDQLIAGLRARLPLTPVCEITLEANPGTFERERFAAYRAAGVTRLSIGVQSFNDAHLKALGRVHDAAQARAAVEEAARAFTTFNLDLMYALPGQTLDELKADLDAALSYAPPHLSLYHLTIEPNTVFAKFPPKVPDDDSAWDMLDHLIARTAEAGMERYEVSAYARAGHRSVHNQNYWEFGDYLGIGAGAHGKISFAHRILRQVRYRQPELYMDKALAGDAVAEAHEVARRDLPFEYMVNALRLRDGFTVQDFCDKTGLPASSVRRQLSEAEQKGWLAQDGAWWRPTPRGFDFLSDVQQLFLPEPAAPSRTA, from the coding sequence ATGCAGCACGATATTCAGCATTACATGCGCCCCGGCACGCTGCATTTGCCGGCGCTGCCCCCGCTGTCGGTGTATGTGCACCTCCCCTGGTGCCTCAAGAAGTGCCCGTACTGCGACTTCAACTCGCATGAGCGCCGCGCGGGGGCCGACGCCGCCGCGCAAGAGCAGCGCTACGTGGCCGCGCTGCTGGCCGACCTGGAAGCCAGCCTGCCGCTGATCTGGGGCCGGCCGGTGCACAGCATCTTCATTGGCGGCGGCACGCCCAGCCTGTTCTCGCCCGAGGCGATCGACCAGCTGATTGCGGGTCTGCGCGCGCGCCTGCCGCTGACGCCCGTGTGCGAGATCACGCTCGAAGCCAATCCCGGCACGTTTGAGCGCGAGCGCTTCGCCGCCTACCGTGCGGCGGGCGTCACGCGTTTGTCGATTGGCGTGCAGAGCTTCAACGACGCGCACCTGAAGGCGCTGGGCCGCGTGCACGACGCCGCGCAGGCGCGTGCAGCGGTCGAAGAAGCCGCGCGGGCGTTCACCACCTTCAATCTGGACTTGATGTACGCGCTGCCCGGCCAGACGCTGGACGAGCTGAAGGCCGATCTGGACGCCGCGCTGTCGTACGCGCCGCCGCATTTGTCGCTCTACCACCTGACGATCGAGCCGAACACGGTCTTCGCCAAGTTTCCGCCCAAGGTGCCCGACGACGACAGCGCCTGGGACATGCTGGACCACCTGATCGCGCGCACGGCCGAGGCGGGCATGGAGCGCTATGAAGTATCCGCCTACGCGCGCGCCGGCCACCGCAGCGTGCACAACCAGAACTACTGGGAATTTGGCGATTACCTGGGCATTGGCGCGGGGGCCCACGGAAAGATCAGCTTCGCGCACCGCATCCTGCGCCAGGTGCGTTACCGACAGCCCGAGCTGTACATGGACAAGGCGCTGGCAGGCGACGCCGTGGCCGAGGCGCACGAGGTGGCGCGGCGCGATCTGCCGTTTGAATACATGGTGAATGCGCTGCGCTTGCGCGATGGGTTCACGGTGCAGGATTTTTGCGATAAAACCGGCTTGCCCGCCAGCAGTGTGCGCCGGCAGCTATCAGAAGCAGAGCAAAAGGGCTGGTTGGCGCAAGACGGTGCCTGGTGGCGGCCCACGCCGCGCGGCTTTGATTTCTTGAGCGACGTGCAGCAGCTTTTCCTGCCGGAGCCTGCGGCGCCCAGCCGTACTGCCTAG
- a CDS encoding serine/threonine protein kinase, with amino-acid sequence MSKLKPAPLPPDTVIGGYRVVRRLSAGGFGVVYLAVDNEGQQVAVKEYLPSALTMREPGELVPHVAPEKLSLYRLGLKSFFEEGRSLAQISHPSVVSVLNFFRQNETVYMVMNYLEGASLQDFIVTAREQKKQKVFRESTIRSLYDEILRGLRIVHQHKMLHLDLKPANIMITDDNRAVMLDFGAAREVLNKEGNFTRPMYTPGFAAPEMYRRDSTMGPWTDIYAIGACIYSCMQGYPPNDAPQRLEKDRLALSLTRLRGVYSDNLIEVVEWCMSLDPLSRPQSVFALQKELSREGERQYTKLSVGEKVRLQFDTMLNDTKKNLKRATRMGTHQK; translated from the coding sequence ATGTCAAAGCTCAAACCCGCTCCTCTGCCGCCCGATACGGTGATCGGTGGATACCGCGTGGTCCGGCGGCTTTCGGCTGGTGGTTTCGGCGTGGTCTACCTTGCGGTGGACAACGAGGGCCAGCAGGTCGCCGTCAAGGAATACCTGCCTTCGGCGCTGACCATGCGCGAGCCCGGCGAGCTGGTGCCGCACGTCGCACCCGAAAAGCTGTCGCTGTACCGCCTGGGCTTGAAGAGTTTCTTCGAAGAAGGCCGTTCGCTGGCGCAGATCTCCCATCCGTCGGTGGTGAGCGTGCTGAACTTCTTCCGCCAGAACGAAACCGTGTACATGGTGATGAACTACCTGGAAGGGGCCAGCCTGCAGGATTTCATCGTCACCGCGCGCGAGCAGAAAAAGCAGAAGGTCTTCCGCGAATCCACGATCCGCTCGCTGTACGACGAGATCCTGCGCGGCTTGCGCATCGTGCACCAGCACAAGATGCTGCACCTGGATTTGAAGCCCGCCAACATCATGATCACCGACGACAACCGCGCGGTGATGCTGGATTTTGGCGCCGCGCGCGAGGTGCTGAACAAGGAAGGCAACTTCACCCGCCCGATGTACACACCGGGCTTTGCCGCGCCCGAGATGTACCGCCGCGACTCCACCATGGGGCCGTGGACGGACATCTACGCCATCGGCGCGTGCATTTACTCGTGCATGCAAGGCTACCCGCCCAACGATGCGCCGCAGCGGCTGGAGAAAGACCGCCTCGCGCTGTCGTTGACGCGCCTGCGCGGCGTGTATTCGGACAACCTGATCGAAGTGGTGGAGTGGTGCATGTCGCTCGACCCGCTTTCGCGTCCGCAATCGGTGTTTGCGTTGCAAAAAGAGCTGAGCCGCGAAGGCGAGCGCCAATACACCAAGCTCAGCGTCGGTGAAAAGGTGCGCTTGCAGTTCGACACCATGCTCAACGACACCAAGAAGAATCTCAAGCGGGCCACGCGCATGGGCACGCACCAAAAATAA
- a CDS encoding RDD family protein has translation MPSLDAPAARPLASPPSQSSRMRAPSLRRRMACWMYEGMLMFGVVFVAGYIFSASTQTRHALDNRHGLQAFLFAVSALYFVWFWTRGQTLAMKTWHIKVVDKSGHPLRGGRALLRYVFSWVWFLPPLAAMAPWPLSGAEVALLMAGWVAVWALLSRFNREQQFWHDIWAGTRLIDVQPDVSRRRT, from the coding sequence ATGCCCTCGCTCGACGCCCCCGCCGCGCGCCCTCTTGCCTCGCCCCCCTCGCAGTCTTCGCGGATGCGCGCGCCTTCGCTGCGTCGCCGCATGGCGTGCTGGATGTACGAAGGCATGCTGATGTTCGGCGTGGTGTTCGTGGCCGGCTACATCTTCAGCGCCAGCACGCAGACGCGCCACGCCCTGGACAATCGCCACGGGCTGCAGGCTTTTCTTTTTGCGGTGTCGGCGCTGTATTTCGTCTGGTTCTGGACCCGCGGCCAAACCTTGGCGATGAAGACCTGGCACATCAAGGTGGTGGATAAATCGGGCCACCCGCTGCGAGGCGGTCGCGCCTTGTTGCGTTACGTGTTCAGCTGGGTCTGGTTTCTGCCACCACTGGCGGCCATGGCGCCCTGGCCACTCAGCGGCGCGGAAGTCGCGTTGTTGATGGCCGGCTGGGTGGCTGTGTGGGCCCTTTTGAGCCGCTTCAACCGCGAGCAGCAGTTCTGGCACGACATCTGGGCCGGCACGCGCCTGATCGACGTGCAACCGGACGTGAGCCGCCGGCGTACCTGA
- the rdgB gene encoding RdgB/HAM1 family non-canonical purine NTP pyrophosphatase codes for MKIVLASNNAGKLAELQTLLQPLGMRLVRQADLAISEAPEPYRTFVENALTKARHAARESGLPSLADDAGLCVDAFGGLPGVDTAYYATQFGYDKSDANNVRALLEQMQHIDNRRAAMVSTLVALRSADDPEPLIAVGRVVGEIARAPRGEGGFGFDPVMIIPELGKTFAELPPEVKHAHSHRGQATRAMIELMRQRWLA; via the coding sequence ATGAAAATCGTCCTCGCCTCCAACAACGCCGGCAAGCTGGCCGAGTTGCAAACCCTGCTGCAACCGCTGGGCATGCGCCTGGTGCGCCAGGCCGACCTGGCCATCAGCGAGGCGCCCGAGCCTTACCGCACCTTCGTCGAAAACGCCTTGACCAAGGCGCGCCACGCGGCCCGCGAGAGCGGGCTGCCCTCCTTGGCCGACGACGCCGGCCTGTGCGTAGACGCCTTCGGCGGCCTGCCCGGCGTCGACACCGCCTACTACGCCACGCAGTTCGGGTACGACAAGAGCGACGCCAACAACGTGCGCGCGCTGCTCGAGCAAATGCAGCACATCGACAACCGCCGCGCCGCCATGGTCAGCACCCTGGTGGCACTGCGCAGCGCGGACGACCCCGAGCCGCTGATCGCCGTCGGCCGCGTGGTGGGCGAGATCGCGCGCGCGCCGCGCGGCGAGGGCGGGTTCGGCTTTGATCCCGTGATGATCATTCCCGAGCTGGGCAAGACCTTTGCCGAGTTGCCGCCCGAGGTGAAGCACGCCCACAGCCACCGAGGGCAGGCCACCCGCGCCATGATCGAGCTGATGCGCCAGCGCTGGTTGGCCTGA
- a CDS encoding diacylglycerol kinase has product MPPDARLNPVNPQKARTGLSRVWHAGLYSLAGLRAGWREPAFRQEAILAVVLVPLSFWLGRSWVEVVMLAGSVLLVMIVELLNTGIETVVDRIGPEWHALSKRAKDMGSAAVLLSLLIAGGAWAAAIYTRFFIV; this is encoded by the coding sequence ATGCCACCCGATGCCCGCCTCAACCCCGTGAATCCGCAGAAGGCGCGCACCGGCCTTTCGCGCGTCTGGCATGCCGGTTTGTATTCCCTGGCCGGGTTGCGCGCGGGGTGGCGCGAGCCCGCCTTTCGCCAGGAAGCCATCTTGGCCGTGGTGTTGGTGCCCCTGTCTTTCTGGCTGGGGCGCAGCTGGGTGGAAGTGGTCATGCTGGCCGGCTCCGTGCTGCTGGTGATGATCGTAGAGTTGCTCAACACCGGCATCGAAACCGTGGTGGACCGCATCGGCCCTGAATGGCACGCGCTGTCCAAACGGGCCAAGGACATGGGCTCGGCCGCGGTGCTGCTCAGCCTGCTGATCGCCGGCGGCGCCTGGGCGGCCGCCATCTACACCCGATTCTTCATCGTATGA
- a CDS encoding DUF3106 domain-containing protein, giving the protein MRATAPLLLLLVVLAIAPAFGQTSSSGAGTQAAVGSLPWSSLNAEQKRALAPLANHWRGLSSDQQRKWVAVSHNFNRMSPDEQTTLQGRMAEWAQLTAAQRTQARLNFYEVRRVPADEKRAKWEEYQALPAEERERLAGDRPKAPAGAAPALRPAPRTRVLRPAEAAGPGAVASSPAAFRSAAPVNRNTLLPQPPASVASTTTR; this is encoded by the coding sequence ATGCGTGCCACGGCCCCGCTTCTCCTGCTGCTCGTCGTTTTGGCCATCGCACCCGCGTTCGGCCAGACCTCGTCGTCGGGCGCCGGCACTCAGGCGGCTGTGGGCAGCCTGCCGTGGAGCAGCCTGAACGCCGAGCAAAAGCGTGCGCTGGCGCCGCTGGCCAACCACTGGCGTGGCTTGAGCTCTGATCAGCAGCGCAAGTGGGTGGCGGTTTCCCATAACTTCAACCGCATGTCGCCCGATGAGCAGACCACGCTGCAGGGCCGGATGGCCGAGTGGGCGCAGCTGACGGCAGCGCAGCGCACCCAGGCCCGCCTGAATTTTTACGAGGTGCGGCGCGTGCCTGCGGATGAGAAGCGCGCCAAGTGGGAGGAGTACCAGGCTCTACCCGCCGAAGAGCGTGAACGGCTTGCCGGCGATCGGCCCAAAGCCCCGGCGGGTGCGGCCCCGGCGCTGCGCCCTGCCCCACGCACCCGTGTGCTGCGCCCCGCAGAGGCCGCCGGGCCGGGCGCGGTGGCCAGTTCGCCCGCCGCCTTCCGGTCGGCGGCGCCGGTGAATCGCAATACACTCCTGCCTCAGCCACCGGCTTCGGTGGCCAGTACCACGACGCGCTGA
- a CDS encoding PP2C family protein-serine/threonine phosphatase yields the protein MKFSVFQLSRRGGREKNEDRMGYSYTRDAVLFLLADGMGGHPEGEMAAQIALQTLSTLFQRDAKPSLPSVQGFLATGVMAAHHQIIRYASEQALMDTPRTTLVAGLIQDGELHWAHCGDSRLYVVRDGALLSRTRDHSYIEAQASSGASTEGVNRNVLFTCLGSTVRPMFDVAGPLKLREGDKLLLCSDGLWGSVEDDEIVSMLADVPVADAVPALVERALAIAGERSDNVTVIALEWETPSESAFQPSGFTETQMMSDEVFASTIQSGGLDPALDDLDDDAIERSIAEINEAIQRTASRNR from the coding sequence ATGAAATTCTCGGTGTTCCAACTCAGCCGCCGCGGCGGCCGCGAAAAAAATGAAGACCGCATGGGCTATTCCTACACCAGGGATGCCGTGCTGTTTCTGTTGGCCGACGGCATGGGCGGCCACCCTGAAGGCGAAATGGCCGCGCAGATCGCGCTGCAGACGCTTTCCACGCTGTTCCAGCGCGACGCCAAGCCGTCGCTGCCTTCCGTGCAGGGCTTTCTGGCCACCGGCGTGATGGCCGCGCACCACCAGATCATTCGTTACGCCAGCGAACAGGCGCTGATGGACACGCCCCGCACCACGCTGGTGGCCGGCCTGATCCAGGACGGCGAACTGCATTGGGCGCACTGCGGCGACTCCCGGCTGTACGTCGTGCGTGACGGCGCGCTGCTGTCGCGCACGCGCGACCATTCCTACATCGAGGCACAAGCCAGCTCCGGCGCCAGCACCGAGGGCGTCAACCGCAACGTGCTGTTCACCTGCCTGGGCTCCACCGTTCGGCCCATGTTCGACGTGGCCGGGCCGCTCAAGCTGCGCGAAGGCGACAAGCTTTTGCTGTGCTCCGACGGCCTGTGGGGCAGCGTGGAAGACGACGAGATCGTCAGCATGCTGGCCGACGTGCCGGTGGCCGACGCCGTGCCGGCGCTGGTCGAGCGGGCGCTGGCCATCGCTGGCGAGCGTTCCGACAACGTCACCGTCATCGCGTTGGAATGGGAAACGCCTTCCGAATCGGCTTTCCAGCCCAGCGGCTTCACCGAAACGCAGATGATGAGCGATGAGGTCTTCGCCTCCACCATCCAGTCGGGCGGGCTGGATCCGGCTCTGGACGACCTGGACGACGATGCCATCGAGCGCTCCATCGCCGAAATCAACGAAGCGATTCAGCGCACCGCCTCGCGCAACCGCTGA